A part of Cannabis sativa cultivar Pink pepper isolate KNU-18-1 chromosome 6, ASM2916894v1, whole genome shotgun sequence genomic DNA contains:
- the LOC133038720 gene encoding uncharacterized protein LOC133038720 — translation MGRTRLPDKAWNYCTMVDGKSCHVCCIFCGHTMWGGVSRLKEHLAQKRGDVAECKRCPANVTMEMQEHLIQVSLEKENKQKRKREMLEDMRKKKGQCHSSPQPPPPPPPPQGEVVEEMDEKEKALLDEAIKESLQTHKMEEMKERNEEADLARACLESVQLYEQELLMRQNGSSSRYDYDETDFDIDMNF, via the coding sequence ATGGGAAGAACAAGATTGCCCGACAAAGCTTGGAACTACTGCACAATGGTTGACGGGAAAAGCTGTCATGTCTGTTGCATTTTCTGTGGACACACCATGTGGGGAGGTGTAAGTCGTCTCAAGGAGCATCTTGCACAGAAGCGAGGAGATGTGGCAGAATGCAAAAGATGTCCAGCAAACGTGACAATGGAGATGCAGGAGCATCTAATACAGGTATCACTTGAAAAAGAGAACAAACAGAAGCGGAAGAGAGAAATGTTGGAGGACATGAGAAAGAAGAAAGGGCAATGTCACTCTTCACcacaaccaccaccaccaccaccacctcctcaAGGAGAGGTTGTGGAGGAGATGGATGAGAAGGAAAAAGCTTTACTCGACGAAGCTATAAAAGAGAGCCTCCAAACACACAAAATGGAAGAAATGAAAGAAAGAAATGAGGAAGCTGACTTAGCAAGGGCTTGCCTTGAGAGTGTCCAGCTATATGAGCAGGAACTGCTGATGCGTCAAAACGGTTCGAGCTCCCGTTATGACTATGATGAGACAGACTTCGACATCGACATGAACTTTTAA